Proteins from one Bifidobacterium sp. ESL0732 genomic window:
- a CDS encoding sugar-binding domain-containing protein has protein sequence MMEERDISEAIKRDYDIKDVVIVPAMDNELDTASAVGYAAAIKLTDMMQSGFSLTMTWGRIIANIVSKIPPNALENIHITTLSGSIGGSKPELDGPDLARRMALALHGNYEYINAPAIVLTSTLRDQLLSTQQIAQVLKKAALSDVALFGVGTLTDPNSSLNRAGYITKQDQQLYLAQGGVGHIAARIIDKDGQEISEFNDRTVSLPLAEIASIPHRMCVVSGVSKAPALQAALKMHYMNYLVVDSRCATSLLSLS, from the coding sequence ATGATGGAGGAAAGAGACATCAGCGAGGCCATTAAACGCGATTACGACATCAAGGACGTGGTAATCGTACCTGCGATGGACAACGAACTCGACACCGCATCGGCAGTGGGTTATGCAGCCGCGATAAAACTTACCGACATGATGCAATCCGGTTTCTCGTTGACAATGACGTGGGGCCGAATCATCGCGAACATCGTTTCCAAGATTCCGCCGAACGCTCTTGAAAACATACACATCACGACTCTTTCAGGCAGCATCGGAGGAAGCAAGCCCGAGCTTGACGGGCCGGACCTGGCACGACGCATGGCATTGGCCCTTCATGGCAACTACGAATACATCAACGCACCTGCCATTGTGTTGACATCGACGCTTCGCGACCAGTTGCTCTCCACGCAGCAAATCGCACAAGTCCTTAAGAAAGCAGCCCTCTCTGACGTGGCCTTATTCGGGGTGGGAACATTGACCGACCCAAACTCCTCCCTGAACCGGGCAGGCTATATCACCAAGCAAGACCAGCAATTGTATCTGGCCCAAGGAGGGGTGGGCCATATAGCAGCGCGTATCATCGACAAGGATGGTCAAGAGATCTCAGAGTTCAATGACCGGACCGTTTCGCTGCCTTTGGCCGAGATAGCTTCCATTCCCCACCGCATGTGCGTGGTATCGGGAGTTTCAAAAGCACCCGCACTGCAAGCCGCGCTCAAAATGCATTACATGAATTACCTTGTGGTGGACTCCCGTTGCGCCACTTCTTTGCTCTCCTTATCCTAA